A window from Candidatus Bathyarchaeota archaeon encodes these proteins:
- a CDS encoding inorganic diphosphatase: MGNLWRDLPSGPEPPHKVYAIIEVPNGCSNKYEFDCETGVFKLDRVLYSALYYPGDYGIIPRTWSVDGDPLDILVLTTKPTFTGCVMVARPIGVLTTEDENGEDNKILGVPVCDPRFEEVSEITNVARHLQVEIADFFLNYKRLEPNKWVKVKGWKDAYSAERIILAAIENYYEKFGGPSG; the protein is encoded by the coding sequence ATGGGCAATCTTTGGAGAGACCTCCCTTCAGGGCCTGAACCACCACATAAAGTATATGCCATAATAGAGGTTCCGAACGGATGCAGCAACAAATATGAGTTTGACTGTGAAACCGGAGTCTTTAAACTCGATCGTGTGCTCTACTCAGCCTTATATTATCCTGGAGACTATGGTATAATCCCCAGAACATGGTCTGTAGACGGTGATCCCCTCGATATCCTGGTCTTGACGACGAAACCAACATTCACAGGTTGCGTCATGGTCGCTAGGCCGATTGGCGTTTTGACTACAGAGGATGAGAATGGTGAGGATAACAAGATTCTAGGCGTTCCTGTGTGTGATCCGAGATTCGAAGAGGTCTCCGAGATAACGAATGTTGCTAGACATTTACAGGTTGAGATAGCTGACTTCTTCCTTAACTATAAGAGGCTTGAACCTAACAAATGGGTTAAGGTTAAAGGTTGGAAGGATGCATATTCTGCTGAACGAATAATACTGGCGGCCATAGAGAAC
- a CDS encoding MBL fold metallo-hydrolase translates to MEKSGQILEIQDNLFYLDTYAHDMSGAIGILIFRSRGESLVFDSGMPNSVNKILKTVEKLGVEADSVKHILLTHRHIDHAGGAAFLLEAFPKASVGTHPFSTGALSNPSKIYDGGRELFGEYATPMKPIQDSKMKTLNNLEEIYVGQETVQAIYTPGHTSDHIAYYIRSSRILYCGDVVGSFNSVRGSIYPTCMYPSFNYEKYKATMTHIREMNLEGLVFPHFGYVLGRRNVRDLLEKSLSAHMMLERICRESVSRMDSGKLLNELKAALTEATEIFPGPVREKAAELMARGFIEGFACGG, encoded by the coding sequence ATGGAGAAATCTGGTCAAATACTTGAGATTCAAGATAATCTGTTCTATTTGGATACCTACGCCCACGACATGTCGGGGGCTATAGGGATCTTGATATTTAGAAGCCGTGGGGAGAGTTTGGTCTTCGACTCAGGTATGCCGAACTCCGTAAACAAGATCTTAAAAACTGTAGAAAAGTTAGGGGTTGAGGCTGATTCTGTTAAGCATATACTGCTCACACATAGACATATTGATCATGCTGGCGGCGCCGCCTTCCTCCTAGAGGCGTTTCCAAAAGCTTCTGTTGGAACCCATCCATTCTCAACAGGCGCCTTATCAAATCCTTCGAAGATCTATGATGGTGGGAGAGAACTCTTCGGGGAATATGCAACGCCCATGAAACCTATTCAAGACAGTAAGATGAAAACCCTGAATAACCTTGAAGAGATTTATGTTGGGCAGGAGACTGTTCAGGCAATATACACTCCAGGCCACACCTCAGATCACATCGCATACTACATACGTTCTAGTAGGATCCTTTATTGTGGGGATGTGGTTGGCTCATTCAACTCGGTGAGGGGGAGCATCTACCCAACTTGTATGTATCCGAGTTTCAACTATGAGAAGTATAAGGCTACAATGACGCATATTAGAGAGATGAATCTTGAAGGTCTGGTTTTCCCACATTTCGGATATGTTCTGGGGAGAAGGAATGTGAGAGACCTCTTAGAGAAAAGTTTGTCTGCACATATGATGCTTGAAAGAATATGTAGAGAGAGTGTTTCTAGAATGGATTCAGGTAAGTTACTCAATGAGTTGAAAGCTGCCCTGACAGAGGCTACTGAGATATTTCCAGGGCCTGTTAGGGAAAAGGCTGCGGAGCTTATGGCCAGGGGATTCATCGAAGGATTTGCATGTGGAGGATGA